One genomic window of Hippocampus zosterae strain Florida chromosome 12, ASM2543408v3, whole genome shotgun sequence includes the following:
- the creb1b gene encoding cyclic AMP-responsive element-binding protein 1b isoform X1, which translates to MRLGCHSPPGEWWRWLISLFFEKSREKCAKPIMARTAATQRPMKMESAAAEAQQTAESAETENQQQITPAQLATLAQASMASGHGSATGPTVTLVQLPNGQTVQVHGVIQAAQSSVIQSPQVQAVQISTIAESEDSQESVDSVTDSQKRREILSRRPSYRKILNDLSSDAPAVPRIEEEKAEDDVAAAATPTIATVTVPTPIYQTSSGQYIAITQGGAIQLANNGTDGVQGLQALTMTNAAAAQPGATILQYAQTSDGQQILVPSNQVVVQAASGDVQAYQIRAAPANAITSGVVMASSPALPTQGATEEVTRKREVRLMKNREAARECRRKKKEYVKCLENRVAVLENQNKTLIEELKALKDLYCHKSD; encoded by the exons ATGCGTCTCGGCTGTCACTCGCCGCCTGGCGAGTGGTGGCGATGGTTGATCTCCTTGTTTTTTGAAAAGTCGAGGGAGAAATGCGCAAAGCCAATCATGGCGCGCACAGCAGCCACGCAAAGA CCAATGAAGATGGAGTCAGCGGCGGCCGAGGCTCAGCAGACGGCCGAGTCTGCTGAGACAGAAAATCAGCAGCAGATCACGCCGGCACAGCTTGCTACCTTGGCGCAG GCATCTATGGCGTCAGGCCATGGCTCGGCAACAGGTCCCACGGTGACGCTGGTGCAGCTTCCAAACGGACAGACGGTCCAAGTGCACGGCGTGATCCAGGCCGCACAGTCGTCCGTCATACAGTCCCCACAAGTACAGGCTGTGCAG ATCTCAACCATCGCCGAAAGCGAGGATTCACAGGAGTCGGTGGACAGTGTGACTGACTCGCAGAAGCGCCGAGAGATCCTTTCGCGCCGACCCTCATACAG GAAAATTCTGAACGACCTGTCGTCGGACGCGCCTGCCGTCCCTCGCATCGAGGAGGAAAAGGCGGAGGACGATGTCGCAGCGGCGGCCACGCCCACCATCGCCACAGTCACCGTGCCCACGCCCATTTACCAGACCAGCAGCGGCCAGTACA TCGCCATCACGCAGGGCGGCGCCATCCAGCTGGCCAACAACGGCACCGACGGCGTTCAGGGCTTGCAAGCGCTCACCATGACCAACGCGGCGGCCGCCCAGCCCGGCGCCACCATCCTGCAGTATGCGCAAACCAGCGACGGACAGCAGATATTGGTGCCGAGTAACCAAGTGGTGGTGCAAG ctgcctctggggacGTCCAGGCCTACCAGATCCGAGCGGCACCTGCCAACGCCATCACCTCCGGGGTGGTCATGGCCTCGTCGCCCGCCCTGCCCACGCAGGGGGCCACCGAGGAGGTCACCCGCAAGAGGGAGGTCCGCCTCATGAAAAACAG AGAGGCGGCGCGCGAATGTCGCAGGAAGAAGAAGGAGTACGTCAAGTGTCTGGAAAACCGAGTGGCCGTCCTGGAGAACCAAAACAAGACGCTCATCGAAGAACTCAAGGCCCTCAAAGACCTTTATTGTCACAAATCCGACTAA
- the creb1b gene encoding cyclic AMP-responsive element-binding protein 1b isoform X2 yields the protein MKMESAAAEAQQTAESAETENQQQITPAQLATLAQASMASGHGSATGPTVTLVQLPNGQTVQVHGVIQAAQSSVIQSPQVQAVQISTIAESEDSQESVDSVTDSQKRREILSRRPSYRKILNDLSSDAPAVPRIEEEKAEDDVAAAATPTIATVTVPTPIYQTSSGQYIAITQGGAIQLANNGTDGVQGLQALTMTNAAAAQPGATILQYAQTSDGQQILVPSNQVVVQAASGDVQAYQIRAAPANAITSGVVMASSPALPTQGATEEVTRKREVRLMKNREAARECRRKKKEYVKCLENRVAVLENQNKTLIEELKALKDLYCHKSD from the exons ATGAAGATGGAGTCAGCGGCGGCCGAGGCTCAGCAGACGGCCGAGTCTGCTGAGACAGAAAATCAGCAGCAGATCACGCCGGCACAGCTTGCTACCTTGGCGCAG GCATCTATGGCGTCAGGCCATGGCTCGGCAACAGGTCCCACGGTGACGCTGGTGCAGCTTCCAAACGGACAGACGGTCCAAGTGCACGGCGTGATCCAGGCCGCACAGTCGTCCGTCATACAGTCCCCACAAGTACAGGCTGTGCAG ATCTCAACCATCGCCGAAAGCGAGGATTCACAGGAGTCGGTGGACAGTGTGACTGACTCGCAGAAGCGCCGAGAGATCCTTTCGCGCCGACCCTCATACAG GAAAATTCTGAACGACCTGTCGTCGGACGCGCCTGCCGTCCCTCGCATCGAGGAGGAAAAGGCGGAGGACGATGTCGCAGCGGCGGCCACGCCCACCATCGCCACAGTCACCGTGCCCACGCCCATTTACCAGACCAGCAGCGGCCAGTACA TCGCCATCACGCAGGGCGGCGCCATCCAGCTGGCCAACAACGGCACCGACGGCGTTCAGGGCTTGCAAGCGCTCACCATGACCAACGCGGCGGCCGCCCAGCCCGGCGCCACCATCCTGCAGTATGCGCAAACCAGCGACGGACAGCAGATATTGGTGCCGAGTAACCAAGTGGTGGTGCAAG ctgcctctggggacGTCCAGGCCTACCAGATCCGAGCGGCACCTGCCAACGCCATCACCTCCGGGGTGGTCATGGCCTCGTCGCCCGCCCTGCCCACGCAGGGGGCCACCGAGGAGGTCACCCGCAAGAGGGAGGTCCGCCTCATGAAAAACAG AGAGGCGGCGCGCGAATGTCGCAGGAAGAAGAAGGAGTACGTCAAGTGTCTGGAAAACCGAGTGGCCGTCCTGGAGAACCAAAACAAGACGCTCATCGAAGAACTCAAGGCCCTCAAAGACCTTTATTGTCACAAATCCGACTAA
- the ccnyl1 gene encoding cyclin-Y-like protein 1, translating into MGNTVSCCVSPESSPKLPSRQPAERLEEFLTSTEVSDDNSAPYLQHISDREVPDELALESNPSDHARASTIFLCKSQTDVRDRRKSNHINHISHVSPGPLSKKYSSCSTIFIDDSTVSQPNLKSTIKCVTLAIYYHIKNRDSDRSLDIFDEKLHPLSREAVPDEYGCMDPEHKVIYRFVRTLFSAAQLTAECAIVTLVYLERLLTYAELDICPSNWKRIVLGAILLASKVWDDQAVWNVDYCQILKDITVEDMNEMERHFLELLQFNINVPASVYAKYYFDLRQLADDNNLSFPLEPLNNQRAQKLEAISRLCEDKYKDLSRSSMRRSLSADNLIGIRRSNAVLS; encoded by the exons ATGGGGAACACGGTTTCATGCTGTGTCTCTCCGGAGTCGAGCCCCAAGCTGCCGTCAAGGCAGCCGGCGGAGCGGCTGGAGGAGTTCCTGACCAGCACGGAAGTTAGCGACGACAACAGCGCCCCATACTTGCAGCACATTAGCGACAGAGAAGTTCCCGACG AGCTGGCTTTAGAGTCCAACCCATCAGACCACGCCCGAGCCAGCACCATCTTCCTGTGCAAGTCCCAGACAGACG TGCGTGACCGGAGGAAAAGCAACCACATAAACCATATCAGTCAT GTGTCTCCCGGGCCACTGTCGAAGAAGTACAGCTCGTGCTCCACCATCTTCATCGACGACAGCACCGTCAGCCAGCCCAACCTCAAAAGCACAATCAAATG TGTCACTTTAGCAATCTACTACCACATCAAGAACAG GGATTCTGACCGCTCTCTGGACATCTTTGATGAGAAGCTGCATCCTTTATCG AGAGAGGCGGTCCCAGACGAGTATGGCTGCATGGACCCCGAGCACAAAGTCATCTATCGTTTCGTCAGGACGCTGTTCAGTGCAGCACAACTCACTGCCGAATGTGCCATTGTCACACTT GTGTACTTGGAGCGTCTGTTGACATACGCCGAGCTGGACATTTGTCCCTCTAACTGGAAGCGCATCGTGCTCGGAGCCATCCTGCTGGCCTCCAAAGTCTGGGATGACCAGGCTGTCTGGAACGTGGACTACTGCCAGATCCTCAAGGACATCACCGTAGAAGACAT GAACGAGATGGAGCGCCACTTCCTGGAGCTGCTCCAGTTCAACATCAACGTGCCAGCCAGCGTTTACGCCAAGTACTACTTTGACCTGAGGCAGCTGGCCGACGACAACAACCTTAGCTTCCCCCTGGAGCCGCTCAACAACCAGCGGGCGCAGAAGCTCGAG GCCATCTCCAGATTGTGTGAAGACAAGTACAAAGATCTGAGTCGATCGTCCATGAGGCGGTCACTCAGCGCCGACAACCTGATTGGCATACGACGCTCCAACGCAGTACTCTCCTAA